In a single window of the Mus musculus strain C57BL/6J chromosome 6, GRCm38.p6 C57BL/6J genome:
- the Vmn1r47 gene encoding vomeronasal type-1 receptor 47 — protein sequence MNENSRLHTHSNIRNTFFSEIGIGISGNSFLLLFHIIKFFRGHRPRLTDLPIGLLSLIHLLMLLVAAVIATDIFISWRGWNDIICKFLVYLYRSLRGLSLCTTSMLSVLQAIILSPRSYCLAKFKRKSSHNISCAIIFLSVLYMSISSHLFISITATLNLTMNNFLYVSQSCSLLPLSYLMQSMYSTLLVLREVFLIGLMVLSTSYMVALLCMHRKQAQNLQGTSLSLKASAEQRATQTILMLMTFFVLMSIFDSIVSSSRAMFLDDSTCYSIYIFVMHIYATVSPFVFMSTEKHLVNFFRSMCEWIINM from the coding sequence ATGAATGAGAACAGCAGACTACACACTCATTCTAACATAAGGAACACCTTTTTCTCTGAAATTGGCATTGGGATCTCAGGCAAcagtttccttcttctcttccatatCATCAAGTTCTTTCGTGGGCACAGGCCCAGACTCACTGACCTGCCCATTGGTCTCTTGTCCCTAATCCACCTACTGATGCTACTGGTTGCAGCGGTCATAGCcacagacatttttatttcttggagGGGATGGAATGACATCATATGTAAATTTCTTGTCTACCTGTACAGAAGTTTGAGGGGTCTCTCCCTTTGTACCACCAGCATGTTGAGTGTCCTCCAGGCCATAATCCTCAGTCCCAGAAGCTACTGTTTAGCTAAGTTCAAGCGCAAATCTTCTCATAACATCTCCTGTGCCATTATTTTCCTGAGTGTCCTGTATATGTCAATTAGCAGTCACCTCTTTATATCCATCACTGCCACCCTCAATTTGACCATGAATAACTTTCTTTATGTTTCTCAGTCCTGCTCTCTTCTACCCTTGAGTTACCTCATGCAAAGCATGTATTCTacactgctggtcctcagggAAGTCTTTCTTATTGGTCTCATGGTCCTCTCAACTTCATACATGGTGGCCCTCTTGTGCATGCACAGGAAACAGGCCCAGAATCTTCAGGGTACCAGTCTTTCCCTCAAAGCATCCGCAGAGCAAAGGGCCACCCAGACCATCCTGATGCTCATGACCTTCTTTGTGCTGATGTCCATCTTCGACAGCATTGTCTCCTCCTCAAGAGCTATGTTCTTGGATGATTCAACATGTTATTCTATATATATCTTTGTGATGCACATTTATGCCACAGTTAGCCCTTTTGTATTTATGAGCACTGAAAAACATTTAGTTAACTTCTTTAGGTCCATGTGTGAGTGGATAATAAATATGTGA